From Zalophus californianus isolate mZalCal1 chromosome 16, mZalCal1.pri.v2, whole genome shotgun sequence, one genomic window encodes:
- the ANKRD40 gene encoding ankyrin repeat domain-containing protein 40 isoform X2 yields MSALLEQKEQQERLREAAALGDIREVQKLVESGVDVNSQNEVNGWTCLHWACKRNHGQVVSYLLQSGADKEILTTKGEMPVQLTSRREIRKIMGVEEDDGADSLPQLKKESELPFVPNYLANPAFPFIYTPAAEDPGQLQNGGPSTPPASPPADGSPPLLPTEEPPLAGAFPRDHTSLALVQNRDVSAPSAILRTPESTKPGPVCQPPVSQSRSLLSSVPPKPPVSLEPQNGTYAGPTPAFQPFFFTGAFPFNMQELVLKVRIQNPSLRENDFIEIELDRQELTYQELLRVSCCELGVDPDQVEKIRKLPNTLVRKDKDVARLQDFQELELVLMISENNFLFRNAASTLTERPCYNRRASKLTY; encoded by the exons ATGAGCGCTCTCCTagagcagaaggagcagcaggagaggctGCGGGAGGCCGCGGCCTTGGGGGACATTCGGGAGGTGCAGAAACTGGTGGAGAGCGGGGTGGATGTGAACTCCCAAAATGAGGTCAACGGCTG GACCTGTTTACACTGGGCATGTAAGCGCAATCATGGTCAGGTGGTCTCTTACTTATTACAATCAGGAGCTGACAAAGAAATTCTTACGACAAAAGGAGAAATGCCAGTGCAATTGACATCAAGGAGGGAAATCAGGAAGATCATGGGAG TGGAAGAAGATGATGGTGCCGACAGCCTCCCCCAGCTGAAGAAGGAGTCAGAACTGCCCTTTGTTCCCAACTATTTGGCCAACCCAGCCTTCCCTTTCATCTACACCCCTGCGGCAGAGGATCCAGGCCAGCTACAGAACGGGGGCCCCTCCACACCTCCGGCATCGCCCCCTGCGGATGGCTCTCCTCCCTTGCTCCCTACGGAGGAGCCTCCCCTGGCTGGGGCCTTTCCACGGGACCACACCTCTTTGGCATTGGTTCAGAACCGGGACGTGTCTGCCCCCTCTGCCATTCTCCGAACACCAGAAAGCACAAAACCAGGTCCTGTCTGTCAGCCGCCAGTGAGTCAGAGCCGCTCACTGCTCTCTTCTGTCCCGCCCAAGCCACCAGTGTCTCTGGAGCCTCAAAATGGGACATATGCAGGACCAACGCCAGCATTCCAGCCGTTCTTCTTCACGGGGGCATTTCCATTTAATATGCAAG AGCTGGTACTCAAGGTGAGGATTCAGAACCCATCTCTTCGAGAAAATGATTTCATCGAGATTGAACTGGACCGACAGGAGCTCACCTATCAAGAATTGCTCAGAGTGAGTTGCTGTGAGCTGGGTGTGGATCCAGATCAAGTGGAGAAGATCAGAAAGTTACCCAATACTCTGGTGAGAAAG gacAAAGACGTTGCTCGACTCCAAGACTTCCAGGAGCTGGAACTGGTTCTAATGATAAGTGAGAACAATTTTCTGTTCAGAAATGCTGCATCCACACTGACTGAAAGACCTTGCTACAACAGGAGAGCTTCCAAACTGACTTACTAA
- the ANKRD40 gene encoding ankyrin repeat domain-containing protein 40 isoform X3: MRSTAAVVRIGPLLSSSTSTPLVPSHHHPVARILAAAPQLVSLLPSLIPCSLFSAQQPKGSCCKKTCLHWACKRNHGQVVSYLLQSGADKEILTTKGEMPVQLTSRREIRKIMGAEDPGQLQNGGPSTPPASPPADGSPPLLPTEEPPLAGAFPRDHTSLALVQNRDVSAPSAILRTPESTKPGPVCQPPVSQSRSLLSSVPPKPPVSLEPQNGTYAGPTPAFQPFFFTGAFPFNMQELVLKVRIQNPSLRENDFIEIELDRQELTYQELLRVSCCELGVDPDQVEKIRKLPNTLVRKDKDVARLQDFQELELVLMISENNFLFRNAASTLTERPCYNRRASKLTY; this comes from the exons ATGAGGTCAACGGCTG CTGTGGTCAGAATCGGACCACTTCTCAGTAGCTCTACCTCTACACCTCTGGTACCCAGCCACCATCATCCTGTTGCCCGGATTCTCGCTGCAGCCCCCCAGCTCGTCTCCTTGCTTCCATCCTTAATACCCTGCAGTCTTTTCTCGGCGCAGCAGCCAAAGGGATCCTGTTGTAAAAA GACCTGTTTACACTGGGCATGTAAGCGCAATCATGGTCAGGTGGTCTCTTACTTATTACAATCAGGAGCTGACAAAGAAATTCTTACGACAAAAGGAGAAATGCCAGTGCAATTGACATCAAGGAGGGAAATCAGGAAGATCATGGGAG CAGAGGATCCAGGCCAGCTACAGAACGGGGGCCCCTCCACACCTCCGGCATCGCCCCCTGCGGATGGCTCTCCTCCCTTGCTCCCTACGGAGGAGCCTCCCCTGGCTGGGGCCTTTCCACGGGACCACACCTCTTTGGCATTGGTTCAGAACCGGGACGTGTCTGCCCCCTCTGCCATTCTCCGAACACCAGAAAGCACAAAACCAGGTCCTGTCTGTCAGCCGCCAGTGAGTCAGAGCCGCTCACTGCTCTCTTCTGTCCCGCCCAAGCCACCAGTGTCTCTGGAGCCTCAAAATGGGACATATGCAGGACCAACGCCAGCATTCCAGCCGTTCTTCTTCACGGGGGCATTTCCATTTAATATGCAAG AGCTGGTACTCAAGGTGAGGATTCAGAACCCATCTCTTCGAGAAAATGATTTCATCGAGATTGAACTGGACCGACAGGAGCTCACCTATCAAGAATTGCTCAGAGTGAGTTGCTGTGAGCTGGGTGTGGATCCAGATCAAGTGGAGAAGATCAGAAAGTTACCCAATACTCTGGTGAGAAAG gacAAAGACGTTGCTCGACTCCAAGACTTCCAGGAGCTGGAACTGGTTCTAATGATAAGTGAGAACAATTTTCTGTTCAGAAATGCTGCATCCACACTGACTGAAAGACCTTGCTACAACAGGAGAGCTTCCAAACTGACTTACTAA
- the ANKRD40 gene encoding ankyrin repeat domain-containing protein 40 isoform X1, with protein MRSTAAVVRIGPLLSSSTSTPLVPSHHHPVARILAAAPQLVSLLPSLIPCSLFSAQQPKGSCCKKTCLHWACKRNHGQVVSYLLQSGADKEILTTKGEMPVQLTSRREIRKIMGVEEDDGADSLPQLKKESELPFVPNYLANPAFPFIYTPAAEDPGQLQNGGPSTPPASPPADGSPPLLPTEEPPLAGAFPRDHTSLALVQNRDVSAPSAILRTPESTKPGPVCQPPVSQSRSLLSSVPPKPPVSLEPQNGTYAGPTPAFQPFFFTGAFPFNMQELVLKVRIQNPSLRENDFIEIELDRQELTYQELLRVSCCELGVDPDQVEKIRKLPNTLVRKDKDVARLQDFQELELVLMISENNFLFRNAASTLTERPCYNRRASKLTY; from the exons ATGAGGTCAACGGCTG CTGTGGTCAGAATCGGACCACTTCTCAGTAGCTCTACCTCTACACCTCTGGTACCCAGCCACCATCATCCTGTTGCCCGGATTCTCGCTGCAGCCCCCCAGCTCGTCTCCTTGCTTCCATCCTTAATACCCTGCAGTCTTTTCTCGGCGCAGCAGCCAAAGGGATCCTGTTGTAAAAA GACCTGTTTACACTGGGCATGTAAGCGCAATCATGGTCAGGTGGTCTCTTACTTATTACAATCAGGAGCTGACAAAGAAATTCTTACGACAAAAGGAGAAATGCCAGTGCAATTGACATCAAGGAGGGAAATCAGGAAGATCATGGGAG TGGAAGAAGATGATGGTGCCGACAGCCTCCCCCAGCTGAAGAAGGAGTCAGAACTGCCCTTTGTTCCCAACTATTTGGCCAACCCAGCCTTCCCTTTCATCTACACCCCTGCGGCAGAGGATCCAGGCCAGCTACAGAACGGGGGCCCCTCCACACCTCCGGCATCGCCCCCTGCGGATGGCTCTCCTCCCTTGCTCCCTACGGAGGAGCCTCCCCTGGCTGGGGCCTTTCCACGGGACCACACCTCTTTGGCATTGGTTCAGAACCGGGACGTGTCTGCCCCCTCTGCCATTCTCCGAACACCAGAAAGCACAAAACCAGGTCCTGTCTGTCAGCCGCCAGTGAGTCAGAGCCGCTCACTGCTCTCTTCTGTCCCGCCCAAGCCACCAGTGTCTCTGGAGCCTCAAAATGGGACATATGCAGGACCAACGCCAGCATTCCAGCCGTTCTTCTTCACGGGGGCATTTCCATTTAATATGCAAG AGCTGGTACTCAAGGTGAGGATTCAGAACCCATCTCTTCGAGAAAATGATTTCATCGAGATTGAACTGGACCGACAGGAGCTCACCTATCAAGAATTGCTCAGAGTGAGTTGCTGTGAGCTGGGTGTGGATCCAGATCAAGTGGAGAAGATCAGAAAGTTACCCAATACTCTGGTGAGAAAG gacAAAGACGTTGCTCGACTCCAAGACTTCCAGGAGCTGGAACTGGTTCTAATGATAAGTGAGAACAATTTTCTGTTCAGAAATGCTGCATCCACACTGACTGAAAGACCTTGCTACAACAGGAGAGCTTCCAAACTGACTTACTAA